Part of the Sporosarcina sp. FSL K6-2383 genome is shown below.
TCTACACTTTGCTGCACGGTTTTTACACAAACTTAGGTTAAACATTTCTACAGTGAAGAATCTCTCTTTCGAAACGCAATAATTAGATACAAAAACAATAAATCCACAAAGGCCAAGCGGCTTGGACCTTAGCCGTTTATCTGCAACATGAGGAGGGGCCAACCCTGTCACCCGGGTTAAGTGTCCGCGCCCAGCAAACATTTAATTCGGTTTTCTGCACTATCTAGAAAGGTAAGTAATACATAAAATGAAAAGCCACCAATGGCGACTGACCTACCGGATCGCTTTTGGGGACTTATTTTTTTGTAATTCCTGAATCGGCTCTTCTTTCTGACTTTTCCCCATTTCCAACCTTCAGCTTTATGACAGATCCTTTTTACGTTAACTCCGTTCTCCGCTTTATTATTATTTGTGATACGGTTCTCCGTAACTAGACTAAGTGCGGTTTTCTCTTTCGTATTCCTCTACATATTCTTTCAATTCTTCAATAAATTTGTCTAATTTGTGATTTTTTATTATCTTCTTTTCAGCATTGCCGCCATAGCCCATAGTAATCGTCCGTGTAGCTATCATTGAATTTAATTTATAAGCGTAATCTATTAATACCTTATCATCACTTACTATATCAATAGCATTTTCTAATCTGCTAAAGTGTAATTTAGTTAATCCTTTAAGCTGATAGTTATATTTTTTATAAATAAAATTTGATATTGATATAAATAAATTCCTTTCAAATTCACTAACCTTTGAGTAATTAAAAATTAAAGTTTTATTTTTATTGATTTCTTCATAAAAAGATTTTAATATCTCTATACTCTTCATTTTTATCCCCACTATTCACTATTAATAATTTTTTCACATACGTCTAGTAAATTTGATATTTCATTTATAATCTTTATTAATCTATCTCTATTAGGATAAGCTAGTTCCTCTTCAAGCCCCCTAGTATAATCAATTCTCCATTTAGATAACGAGATAAAATTTGAATAAGTTACTGGTTCATAATTTAAATACTTTGTAAGAGTTTCATAGGCAGAATGTCGTCCAAAGTTAGGATTATCTATTTTAAAACAGGTTAATATACTAATGTTTCTACATAAGAAAAATAACATTGATAAATCATAACTATTTACTCCGTTTTTTAACAAACTTTTCTGAACACTGTTAAATAAGTCTCTATACAATTTCATATTCTTTTGATAGCCATCAAAATTGGATAGGTTGATAAAAATATCTTCATTTTTTTTATTAAAAAGATATTTTCCTTCCTTTTCTAAATGCCATAAAAATAGGGAACCATCTATAGACATTTTGTTGAATATCTCTTTAGTATATAAAGAGACATTCACTTCCTTGGCGGAGATTTGGTAATATATTTTCTCTATTACCTTTTCTCTCTCTATTTCTGTAAGTGAATCCTCTACTAAAGCAAAAATATCTATATCAGAATTAATATCAGCCTCGTTTCTTGCCACGGAACCGTAAACCATTACAACTTCTAGACCTTTTATATAATTAAAATTATATTCTTCTATCATTTCGAGATTCTCCTATAAACCCCTGATACAAGAAAGCCAAGAAATATATAACCTAAAGTATTTTCAATAACAAAAATAACTTTTGTAGTCATTGTATTAGGAATATAATTTCCATAACCCATTGTTATAAAATTGGTATAGCTAACATATATAGAATCCCAAAAACTCAATTCTACTAAAACATTACTGGCTGTTGTTGTTGAGAGATATTCAGCTTTAGTGCAAAGGTAAATTAAAATAGCAAATACAAATATTATAGTAAGTGCTGCTCTAAAAAGTCTCGATAATTTTAAACCATACCCCCATATCAAGTCATTCAGACTTAACAAAATATAATTAAAGTATGCTTTAACTCTAGAAACAAAATCTTCTCTCTCTTGATGATAACTTGTTTCGCATTTTACACGTTCCATCAATAATGACTTTTCTGCATCTAGAATTTTTATTAATAATTCGTCCGCACCTTTGTTATCACCAATGCTTATTTGATTTAATCTAAGTTCTTTTAATAATTGTATTTTCAAATTTGTCTCTTGTGGTAAACATCCCAAAACTTCTTTTAGATTAACTTGACACTTCTTAAATTTAACATATCTGATATTGCATGAATTAAGTTTTACATTCGATAAATCACAATTTATGAAAACCGAACCTGTTAAATCTACATTATTAAAAGTTGCATATCTTAAATAACAACTTTCAAAAAGCGAATTATTTATACTACAACTATTAAAATTAGCTTTTTTAAGACCAACATTTGAAAAAGTAGACTTAAATATTCTAACTTTCTCCAATAAGAGATTATCTTCTTCTTCGTATTTAATACATACCTTTTCACGTTCTACTTCCAAATTAATTTCCTTAATACTTATAATTTCAAGATCCAATAGTATATCCCTCCTATATATATATCCAAACCGCACTTACTTATGGTACGGTTCCCCTTATCATAAATAAAACTACCCCCCTCATTCCTCCATTAAATAGTGATACAACTTCCCCTCCACAGCCTGCTCCATCACCATGTTCATATGCACCACGGGAAGCTCCTTCCCATTCTTATCAACCATCCGGTCTTCTTCAACACTAGATTTATCTGGAATTCCTTTTCCAAGATAGTAGAAATCAGTTCCTTCATCGTCATCCTTCTTTACAAATATGTGAATATCCATATTGTTCCCTGGCGATTGAATAACTTTTTGTACTTCATTAGATTGCAACGTTCTGTTACTTCTTGTGTACCATTTAAAAAGCTCCGGGCTCAGGAACTCGTCGCCGTAGTCGACACTCGATTCGACTTCTTCATTTTTATGATAGGTTACGAAGATTGGACATGTGCCATGCTTTGGCTTGTATCCGTACATCGTCGAACTTTCGTCACTGCCCCAATTCAATAGTTTACATGCATCTTTTCTTGAATACTTTTCGTACAGTGTAAGCGGCTGATCACTTTGATATTTTTCTGCTTTCTCTTTGGCACTGTCGATAACATCTTTAATTAGTTTTGTGAAATATGGATTCTTCGCCAGGCTTTCCTGTATGGATGTATTGAGCTGATAGCGTCCGGCCTCATTCATTTCCACTATCGGCTTTTCTCCGTACTTACTTTTATTGGCCAGCGTAAAAAATGAAAGGTCCAGGATACGATTTACTGATTGAAGGGTACCTTCATCTGTACGACAATCATTGGCTGTTAGCTGCTCCAAATAGTCATCGTGTGAAACTTCGTTTTGCTTCAATAACATCTCTACCAAAATAATTTCGTGCTTTCGTTTACCATTTAAAACTTCTGCAGAAAGCATTGTTAATACTTTATCTTGATAAACGCTTAATGCCGGAACTTCTTCCTTCATCTTTATTAAAAACTGATAGTAGTTCACGTACTTATCCGCAATTACCGTCGGGTCAATAGAGTGATTGGCAACAAAGTCGTATAAGTATGGAATTCTGCCAATCCTCTTTTTCAAATCAGTATAAGCATCCCTCAAAATCTTCAATGCCGTTAGATTACTTTGATTGATGGAACTAAAGATTTTTTTCTTAGCGATTTCTTCGAAATTAATCGTTGAAACACCTTTTATATAACTTGTGTCCTTCGTATGTCGACGTATATTGTCTTTATTTAGCGATTGGTCGCCTGACAACGCCACAGGAATGAGATAGTTGTTTTTATAGTTGCCGATAAAATCAATAATCGTGACATAACTTTTCGAATCGTGCTTCCGCAGACCTCTTCCAAGCTGCTGAATAAAGATAATACTCGATTGCGTTTGTCTTAGCATGACGACTTGATTAATACAAGGAATGTCGATTCCTTCATTAAAAATATCCACGGTTATAATGTAATCGAGAAATCCATTTTCCAAGAGATTTATCTGACGCTCTCGTTCCTCTGGGGAGTGGTCTCCTAGTAAAGCAACCGTTCGCAATCCCCGCACATTTAACGCATGAGATAACTCTATAGCTTCATCTTTTCGACTACAGAACATTAGCCCCTTTACACTCTCTCCAGAAAAACCATAGTAATCTACCTTTTCGAGTATATGATTAACCCGCTCCTCTGTAACAAGCTTTGATAAAAGTGTCGTGTCGTCAATTTCTTCTCCGTCACGTTCAAAATCCGTCACGCCAAAGTAATGAAATGGGCAAAGCATGTCCTCTTCAAGCGCTTCTTGTAAACGGATTTCATACGCAATGTTGTAATCGAACAGTTCATAAATATTAAAGTCATCTGTCCGTTCTGGTGTAGCTGTCATGCCCATTAAAAACTTCGGCTTAAAATAGTCAATGACCCTTAAATAAGAATCTGCACCAGCCTTATGTACTTCATCTATTAATATATAATCAAAATCTGTTGGATCGAATTGGCTTAGGTTCTCTGGCTTTGACAGCGTTTGAATACTGGCAAATAGATATTTCTTATCTACTTGCTTACTCGCACCCACATACATCCCAAAATCCTCACTGATACCACCAAGAATCCTTTGAAAATCATCTTTTGCCTTGTTTAATATCTGTTCTCGGTGAACAATAAATAACATGCGTTTAGGTGCAAAATTTCTCACGTCAAATGCAGATAAATACGTCTTTCCAGTACCCGTTGCAGAAATAACAAGCCCCTTGTCTTTCCCTTCATCACGAATCGCCTGAATTTGTAACAACGCTGCTTGCTGCATGTTGTTAGGGACTATTTTTAAAGATTCTTCGATTGCATTGGTTGTATACTTTCCAGGTATCTCAATAACCTGCTCGGCCATTCTTTTATCCGCATTCTTCTCATACTCTATTTCATAGCTTTCGATCCATTTTTCAGTGAGTAATTCAGATTCATCCCATACGTCTTCAAACTGATTTTTAAAGTGGTGAACAATATCGCCGTTTTCATGCGAAGTTAATTTAACATTCCACTCATAATTCACTTTCAAAGCATGCGCTGTTAAATTAGAGCTTCCGACGATCAGTGAGTAGTGCGTTTTATGTTTAAATATGTATCCCTTAGAATGGAAGCCTTTTAATTTTGTTAATCGTACTTCTATGTTTGTTAATTTCATAAGTTCTTTAAATACTTTTGGTTGATTAAAATATAAGTATGTAGAAGTTAATATACGTCCGCTAACGCCCTTTTTTTCGAGATCTGAAAATAGGGATTTCAGAGTAGCAAGTCCACTCTCAGTTATAAATGCAACTGAAAAAAGGAAGTCCTCGCTACTCGCAAGTTCCTCCTGTAATGTATTTAGTACGTTACTATTTTTCTTTTCATTATTGATAAGTAGCTCCGGCTTAAAACTTCCAGAATTACTTTGATTTTTATCGATAAATCCTGCATGTAAAGATGTTGTTAAATTACGAATAAAGCTTTCCATCTAAACATCACATCATTTCTCTATGTTATTTGTACAAGATCGTATTCGATATCTTTTCAATCGCAGGTATATCTGCCGGTGCCCAGTTCAGGCTCGGTAACTCTTCTCTAGTCACCCACTTTATTTCCGCGTGTTCAGAAACTATCGGTATTCCTGAAACAACCTTCGCCATAAATGTCTCTAATCGCACAATGACTTTTTCATATTCATAAGTCGTATCTTCCACATGCTCAAAAACTTCAATTGTACAGCTCAACTCTTCTTGGATTTCCCGCTTTAGTGCTTCTTCCTTTGATTCACCTTGCTCAATCTTTCCGCCTGGGAACTCCCAGTAGTTCGCTAATGTCATTTCTGGTCCTCGTAGTGCACAAAGAATTTCTTTGTTGTTATTTTCTATAATTGCACCTACAACATGTACTGTCTTTTTAATGATTCTCACCTTTACTTTCTATTCGTATCATTAGTAGTTCCGAATTATCTGTATATAAACATTATCCAACATCTACCGCCTATTATCAACAATCATACCAATCCGTCCAATAAGCATCCCCATTCCCGTTATCATGAATCGCCAAATAATCCTCCCACGTTATCACTTGTTTCAGGCACTCTTCACTACAATACTGCGTCGCGTCCGGTTCAAAGATAAACCTTTCCTGCATCGGCGTGCCACATTGAGAGCATAGTGTAGTGGTAACAGGCACTCGGATATCCATGTAATTAGCGTCATTTTTTATCCATCCGAAAAGTGAAGGAACTTAAAAAACCATTTCACGCATTAGGCACTTAAAAGTCCTTTATTTCTCGTTTAGGACTCCTTATTTGGTCCTTAATCAAATAGCTACAAACTGAATTCAACTAGGTCAGTAGTAAAATAACCCAGTTTAAGAGCCATATTGGAAGATATAAGTGGAAAAACGATTAAAAAAATAATAACCAAATAAGGTACGCTAAATGCTCCCTACTTGGTTATTATTTTCGATTGAGGACTCTATATTAAGTAATTTGATTGATTCCCAACGTATAATCCCACCTACACCGGATACAATATAGCTACATTAGAAAGGAGAATCTGATATGTCACTTGATAAGGTTGAAATAGCAGATTTGAACCATGAACAATTAGCGGCATTGAATGTCTTGGAGGATAAACTAGGAGTAACTTTAGTTGCTTATGAAAATGCTTCTGGGAACACCAATACAACTTCCGACCAATAATGATTAGACCACAAGAAGGTGCCTAGCTCTGAAAACAACGCACAATTGTTTCAGAGCTAGTGGTACCTTTTTTAATTCCTCACCAAACCGCAATCGCCCCATCTGTCCGCGATTCCGTACCACCCTGCAGCACACCCGTCACTGGATCCCGCCAAATAATCTGCCCTCGCCCAAAACTACCACCATCTGCGGCAACGGTTATGTCATGGCCTTTTCGAATGAGTGCTTGTACTAAATGATTCGGGAATTCTGGCTCGACGACTACTTTCTTCCCTGCCATCCATTGCCACCTCGGCACATCCAATGTAGCTTGTGGATTCAGTAAAAAGTCTACGGTGTTGAGCACGACTTGATAATGTCCTTGTGGCTGCATATAGCCGCCCATGACGCCAAATGGGCCGACTGCTTGTCCGTCTTTTGATAGAAATCCTGGAATGATTGTGTGATACGTTCGTTTCCCTGGCTTCAATACATTCGGATGACCTTCCTCCAGTGAAAAGTCGTGCCCTCGATTTTGCAGGCCGATTCCTGTTCCAGGTACCACAATGCCTGAACCAAAGCCCATGTAGTTCGATTGAATGAAGGATACCATATTCCCTTCCTCATCAGCTGTTGCCAAGTAGACTGTCCCGCCTTTAGGCAAGTCATAAACTTGTGGATCTAGCGCTTCATCACCAATGAGTGCGGAACGTTTTTCGGCGTATTCCTCCGATAATAGATGGGCTGTTTCGACAGGCATATCCGCTTCTTCTGTTATAAAAGCTTTGCCGTCTGTAAAGGCTAGCTTCATGCTTTCGATTTGCTCATGGAGTGCTTGGACTGACTGCCACTGTGGTTTACTTTGTTTTTTGTAAATGTTCAAAGCCATTAGTGCGACCATGCCATGACCATTCGGGGGAATTTCCCATACGTCATAGCCTTTATAGTTCACAGAAATGGGCTCGACCCACTCGGGCTTATAGGCAGCAAGGTCTTCTTTGGATAAAAACCCGCCGTATTTTTTCATATAAGTATCGATTTGATTGGCAATTTCGCCTTCATAAAAATCACGCGCATCTGTGGCAGCGATAGCTCGCAGTGTTTTTGCATGACCTGGCGAAGACCACATTTCACCCACTTCAGGTGCACGACCGTTTGGTGCAAATGTATCGAACCAGGCCTTGAATTCATCGCCCGTGAATAGTTCTTTATATTTTTTATAAGCGAATCCCCAGTATTTCGCGAGGATGGGAGTCAATGGATAGCCTTCTTCTGCGTAGCGAATCGCAGGGGCTAGCACTTCCTTCAATGGTAGCTTGCCGAATCTCTGGGATAGCTCCGCCCAAGCCGCCGGTGCACCAGGTACTGTGATTGGCACCATGCCGTGAACCGGCATCTTGTCATGCCCAAGTACTTTCACAGCTTCAGGTGTTAATGTGGCAGGCGCCGGACCAGATGCGTTGAGTCCGTATAGTTTGTCTTTGACCCAAACGAGCGCAAATGCATCGCCACCAATGCCATTTGATGTTGGTTCGACGACTGTTAGGGCCGCTGCAGTGGCAATGGCTGCGTCTATGGCATTACCGCCTTTTTGCATGATTTCCAGTCCTGCATTCGCTGCAAGCGGTTGAGATGTAGTGACCATTCCTTTCCTAGCAAATACGGTATGACGTTTTGATTGATACGGGTGGTATAAGTAATCCATGAAAATCCCCCTCGTTGCTGTAATACTCTGATTATACCTTACATAGGCGAATGCCTGTCACCGTTTTTTTTGATAAAGATAATGTTTGGTATTTTGAATAAATTTTTCAAGGCATAAGCGGGGATTTTTTCAGCGGTCTCATGTTGAGTGCGTGATTTTTCTTGTTCCACAAACGGTCCATATTCTGATGCAAGGCTGTTGTAATTATCAATAGACAATTGCGGGATACGTTTCCTTGAACTAAGAAAAAAACCTCTCAAAACTCCACTTAAGGAATTTCATGAGAGGTTTTTTATATGTCGCTTTTTGAAAAATATATCTGGGTATCTTTACGCATTTGTTTGGGCAGGACTTGATCGAGTTCCTTATTTAACCATGAAAGGGTTTTGCTACGTAGATAATCACGCATTTTTTCTTCTGCTTCGAGCATAACTAAGTTTATGGTGCAAAAGGAGGGAGCTGAACAGCATCCTTCTCGATATAAATAGCCATTATCTTTAATATTTTTACATTGAAAGATAGGTTTAGGACCTTCAACTGCTTCCACTACATCCCAAAAGGAAATATCTTCTGGAGATTTAGCAAGTTTATATCCACCCTTCACACCGGGGACAGAACTTACAATACCAGCCTTAGTTAATTTACCGAAAACTTTTGATAGAAATGTCTCGGAAAGTCCTTGAAACTCTGCCAAATCCTTTATTCCAACACTTTCTTTGGAAGGAACATCAATTAAATAAACCAGACAATGTAAAGCATATTCTACTCCGACACTATATTGCATATAAATTCACCTACTTTTGAAGGACTATCAATTGTATCTTATGGGGATTTAGAGTACTAGTCAAATGATACCTCTCTCTTCGATAAATTTATTCGTTTGACAAAAATAATCATAGCGTTTATTGTAGACTAAGTTAATCGTTGATTAACTTAGTCTACAATAAGATTTCATAGGAGGAAATAAATTGAAATCAAGAATGGAACTACAAAACAATCAAACCAATAGAGGTGGAACAATGAATATTTTACAGTTAATGGCTCATCCTGATTACAATAATCAAAAAAGAACAGCAAATCGTTTAGCAGATGTTGGATTAAAAACTTTACAAGAAAAATTAAATGGTCAAGGAACAATCAAGGTATTAAATGTTTACGATCCAAATAATTTTATCCCGCAAGTTACTGCTGACACTTTAAATTTTACTAATCCTAAAGAAATGTCTGCTGAACAATTAAAAAATCATGAAGCACAATATAAATTAATTAAACAATGGAAGTCAGCAGATTATATTTATATTTATATGCCTTTGCATAATTGGAATGTGCCTGCAAGGTTTAAAGACTATCTGGATAATATTCTAACAGCAAGAGAAACATTCAAATACACTGAAACTGGTTCAGTTGGATTAATGTCAGACGAAACTACCAAGGTCACATTTATCCTCACGAGTGGAAGTGAATATGATACTAATTACCGATATGTAAATTTAGATATTGCTCCACAATATATGCGCGGAGTATTGCACATGATGGGAATTAACCATATGAAATTAATACGTGCTCAAGGCTTAGACATGTTTACTAACGACAAAGAAGAAATAATAAAATCAACTGAAAAAGAATTAATAGATTATATTAACTCACAATCTTTCTAAACTAGAAAAATCAGTGACCTTTTGAATTAAAGGGAAAGATATTAAAATCCAGAGTTAACTAAGAC
Proteins encoded:
- a CDS encoding gamma-glutamyltransferase family protein yields the protein MDYLYHPYQSKRHTVFARKGMVTTSQPLAANAGLEIMQKGGNAIDAAIATAAALTVVEPTSNGIGGDAFALVWVKDKLYGLNASGPAPATLTPEAVKVLGHDKMPVHGMVPITVPGAPAAWAELSQRFGKLPLKEVLAPAIRYAEEGYPLTPILAKYWGFAYKKYKELFTGDEFKAWFDTFAPNGRAPEVGEMWSSPGHAKTLRAIAATDARDFYEGEIANQIDTYMKKYGGFLSKEDLAAYKPEWVEPISVNYKGYDVWEIPPNGHGMVALMALNIYKKQSKPQWQSVQALHEQIESMKLAFTDGKAFITEEADMPVETAHLLSEEYAEKRSALIGDEALDPQVYDLPKGGTVYLATADEEGNMVSFIQSNYMGFGSGIVVPGTGIGLQNRGHDFSLEEGHPNVLKPGKRTYHTIIPGFLSKDGQAVGPFGVMGGYMQPQGHYQVVLNTVDFLLNPQATLDVPRWQWMAGKKVVVEPEFPNHLVQALIRKGHDITVAADGGSFGRGQIIWRDPVTGVLQGGTESRTDGAIAVW
- a CDS encoding NAD(P)H-dependent oxidoreductase, whose translation is MKSRMELQNNQTNRGGTMNILQLMAHPDYNNQKRTANRLADVGLKTLQEKLNGQGTIKVLNVYDPNNFIPQVTADTLNFTNPKEMSAEQLKNHEAQYKLIKQWKSADYIYIYMPLHNWNVPARFKDYLDNILTARETFKYTETGSVGLMSDETTKVTFILTSGSEYDTNYRYVNLDIAPQYMRGVLHMMGINHMKLIRAQGLDMFTNDKEEIIKSTEKELIDYINSQSF
- a CDS encoding pentapeptide repeat-containing protein, whose amino-acid sequence is MDLEIISIKEINLEVEREKVCIKYEEEDNLLLEKVRIFKSTFSNVGLKKANFNSCSINNSLFESCYLRYATFNNVDLTGSVFINCDLSNVKLNSCNIRYVKFKKCQVNLKEVLGCLPQETNLKIQLLKELRLNQISIGDNKGADELLIKILDAEKSLLMERVKCETSYHQEREDFVSRVKAYFNYILLSLNDLIWGYGLKLSRLFRAALTIIFVFAILIYLCTKAEYLSTTTASNVLVELSFWDSIYVSYTNFITMGYGNYIPNTMTTKVIFVIENTLGYIFLGFLVSGVYRRISK
- a CDS encoding Rrf2 family transcriptional regulator, whose product is MQYSVGVEYALHCLVYLIDVPSKESVGIKDLAEFQGLSETFLSKVFGKLTKAGIVSSVPGVKGGYKLAKSPEDISFWDVVEAVEGPKPIFQCKNIKDNGYLYREGCCSAPSFCTINLVMLEAEEKMRDYLRSKTLSWLNKELDQVLPKQMRKDTQIYFSKSDI
- a CDS encoding (deoxy)nucleoside triphosphate pyrophosphohydrolase; the protein is MKKTVHVVGAIIENNNKEILCALRGPEMTLANYWEFPGGKIEQGESKEEALKREIQEELSCTIEVFEHVEDTTYEYEKVIVRLETFMAKVVSGIPIVSEHAEIKWVTREELPSLNWAPADIPAIEKISNTILYK
- a CDS encoding DEAD/DEAH box helicase, yielding MESFIRNLTTSLHAGFIDKNQSNSGSFKPELLINNEKKNSNVLNTLQEELASSEDFLFSVAFITESGLATLKSLFSDLEKKGVSGRILTSTYLYFNQPKVFKELMKLTNIEVRLTKLKGFHSKGYIFKHKTHYSLIVGSSNLTAHALKVNYEWNVKLTSHENGDIVHHFKNQFEDVWDESELLTEKWIESYEIEYEKNADKRMAEQVIEIPGKYTTNAIEESLKIVPNNMQQAALLQIQAIRDEGKDKGLVISATGTGKTYLSAFDVRNFAPKRMLFIVHREQILNKAKDDFQRILGGISEDFGMYVGASKQVDKKYLFASIQTLSKPENLSQFDPTDFDYILIDEVHKAGADSYLRVIDYFKPKFLMGMTATPERTDDFNIYELFDYNIAYEIRLQEALEEDMLCPFHYFGVTDFERDGEEIDDTTLLSKLVTEERVNHILEKVDYYGFSGESVKGLMFCSRKDEAIELSHALNVRGLRTVALLGDHSPEERERQINLLENGFLDYIITVDIFNEGIDIPCINQVVMLRQTQSSIIFIQQLGRGLRKHDSKSYVTIIDFIGNYKNNYLIPVALSGDQSLNKDNIRRHTKDTSYIKGVSTINFEEIAKKKIFSSINQSNLTALKILRDAYTDLKKRIGRIPYLYDFVANHSIDPTVIADKYVNYYQFLIKMKEEVPALSVYQDKVLTMLSAEVLNGKRKHEIILVEMLLKQNEVSHDDYLEQLTANDCRTDEGTLQSVNRILDLSFFTLANKSKYGEKPIVEMNEAGRYQLNTSIQESLAKNPYFTKLIKDVIDSAKEKAEKYQSDQPLTLYEKYSRKDACKLLNWGSDESSTMYGYKPKHGTCPIFVTYHKNEEVESSVDYGDEFLSPELFKWYTRSNRTLQSNEVQKVIQSPGNNMDIHIFVKKDDDEGTDFYYLGKGIPDKSSVEEDRMVDKNGKELPVVHMNMVMEQAVEGKLYHYLMEE
- a CDS encoding nucleotidyltransferase domain-containing protein — protein: MIEEYNFNYIKGLEVVMVYGSVARNEADINSDIDIFALVEDSLTEIEREKVIEKIYYQISAKEVNVSLYTKEIFNKMSIDGSLFLWHLEKEGKYLFNKKNEDIFINLSNFDGYQKNMKLYRDLFNSVQKSLLKNGVNSYDLSMLFFLCRNISILTCFKIDNPNFGRHSAYETLTKYLNYEPVTYSNFISLSKWRIDYTRGLEEELAYPNRDRLIKIINEISNLLDVCEKIINSE